A DNA window from Mytilus trossulus isolate FHL-02 unplaced genomic scaffold, PNRI_Mtr1.1.1.hap1 h1tg000024l__unscaffolded, whole genome shotgun sequence contains the following coding sequences:
- the LOC134698901 gene encoding GTP-binding protein Rit2-like, whose product MTKHSEKKRSMIQNENFDINVGEYIKPKFTLYPELLIPDGIESRSEPSSRTCSFKDRTRHKNLIETEDLRRRNSLPISTENLLSVSYNDLRDAYKRPIKRVRSFKMTSKGHTNGHEQNKNSRRASVNPSFVEKDLKRQRFPSDNSDDSAITCSCSSSCSSGYYRVLIIGANGVGKTTLAKRFMTSEYMSSFEIGNDDDDDKMLSVLVDDEESTMEFIDHSDHEEDLDRFPVDAYIVAFSVHDSDSFAVAKQYLQNIRYELFSDRPIILVANKVDLVRKRQISTDEARQIAKDYDCKYIETSAALNHKVDELLVGLLKQIKLKLNPEAIEKATANMIAQDQLEKPSSGKGPKKLLNKLFRKGSKTRSTCDNLFEL is encoded by the exons ATGACTAAGCATTCGGAGAAGAAAAGAAGCATGattcaaaacgaaaattttGACATAAATGTTGGAGAATACATAAAGCCTAAATTTACATTGTATCCGGAACTTTTAATCCCAGATGGAATTGAGTCTCGCTCGGAGCCGAGTTCTAGAACATGTTCCTTTAAAGACAGGACGAGACataaaaatttaatagaaaCGGAGGATTTGAGACGGAGAAACAGTTTACCAATTTCAACAGAAAATTTACTTTCAGTATCATATAATGACTTAAGAGATGCCTACAAACGGCCGATCAAACGAGTACGGTCATTCAAAATGACATCTAAAGGACATACAAATGGACATGAACAGAATAAAAACTCTAGAAGAGCATCTGTAAATCCTTCTTTTGTAGAAAAAGACTTAAAACGACAAAGATTTCCTAGTGACAATTCAGACGATAGTGCAATCACGTGTAGTTGTTCGTCTTCATGTTCCAGTGGATATTACAGAGTTCTAATAATAGGAGCTAATGGTGTTGGGAAAACAACACTAGCTAAACGATTCATGACTTCTGAATACATGTCATCATTTGAAATTGGAAATg ATGACGACGATGATAAAATGTTATCAGTATTGGTAGATGATGAAGAATCAACCATGGAATTCATTGACCACTCAGACCACGAG GAAGACCTTGACAGATTTCCTGTAGATGCCTATATAGTAGCCTTCTCCGTCCACGACAGTGATTCCTTTGCAGTCGCCAAACAGTACTTACAAAACATACGATATGAACTGTTCAGTGACAGACCTATCATACTAGTGGCCAATAAAGTAGATCTGGTACGAAAACGACAAATATCAACtgatg AAGCCAGACAAATAGCCAAAGACTACGACTGCAAATATATAGAAACGTCAGCAGCTCTTAATCATAAAGTCGATGAACTGTTAGTGGGattattgaaacaaataaagCTCAAACTTAACCCAGAGGCAATAGAAAAGGCTACTGCTAATATGATTGCTCAAGATCAATTGGAAAAACCTTCTTCGGGAAAAGGAccgaaaaagttattaaataaattgtttaggAAAGGCTCAAAGACGAGATCAACGTGTGACAATTTGTTTGAGCTGTGA